A stretch of the Symmachiella macrocystis genome encodes the following:
- a CDS encoding YCF48-related protein, which yields MLRNLWSITFVCALGACISISAVAEEPVGTINTAAPQPAPVEEDAQLHDVQFLNAQLGWAVGEHGVIWHTTDGGRQWKLQRSGVSFALRSVCFLTDQIGWAAGGGTIPYTQQSRGVVVKTTDGGQSWQVANESSIPQIYAMKFFGLKAGVIAGDTDPNSPAGIFVTADGGKTWTAATGLRVRGWRAGDFRAVDRGLVSGKLGRIAVVSQGNVNQNLMTDLGLPGLHAVKFGVASRAWAVGDGGMVRTTINGGVSWKGPATPLPAEIRNTFDFRALAVRGEKIWIAGRPGSVIWHSPDGGKSWQRQLTGETTPITALSFSSETDGAAVGALGMILTTKDGGQTWQASRGGQRRAALLSLFTQQDQISVNLQAQLAGEQGYRSVVSLVPRVDSGPGGEQTDLDARMHEAVVKAGGSAGDIYWRLPLDVPGLGKNSRRLWSDWMTITENRLPDILVGQLVTELRMWRPDVVVINQPADDDAVGHVLYKAVAKAVQAAADPTLFSAQRELNNLQPWQVKKIYARLPDGSTGEAHIDPHQFLPQFRQSTHMATARAYGRLSKVQDRNVRREAYRLLKDCDIPPAGSKEARIPRGAFFGGIHLSPGGPARRQLMATTDDMEIERKIARRQKQSRAYLDKFMDDPRMASQLPGQLNDFVNGLTDAEMALQLAELITVYRSMGDWDLAETVATKLVEQFPDEPPAHEAMQWLLQLWTSSEVAWRRAREAEAGHERISGDRQRIADQLRIPERNRQRQRFDQLDQQSKQSVISDIRLVLEATQANHERSGSLSRAQTVRGIETRKNDFAENLVRLTTRLNELDNVPNDTPQLQLAGGIENAATAGVQQVQNTESRVSQFRMEERIKEWHTHATRMGKLMSEANPELFNDPRTQFPLASLYRRRGLPGEADRIYRHFRQLTSDDPWSLSGGSEIWFSAPRVHPPKPYSLCVYTAQRPVLDGVLADSCWETAQEIPLNDGTDRDERSADRPFALMAYDAQFLYFAASFPREPDTPDDRPVNEGRTYDADLSHFDRVQLLLDVDRDHATYFTFAFDQRGWTADACWNDVTWNPKYFVQAGGDKKKWRIEVAIPWAELVPQPPSRNDVWNVGIIRTIPAVGIHSWTHPASDTPRPETFGMLKFD from the coding sequence ATGCTGCGAAATCTTTGGTCGATCACTTTTGTTTGCGCCCTCGGAGCGTGCATTTCCATCAGTGCCGTCGCGGAGGAACCCGTCGGTACGATCAATACCGCTGCGCCGCAACCGGCGCCGGTCGAGGAAGACGCGCAGCTGCATGATGTGCAGTTTTTGAATGCACAACTGGGCTGGGCTGTGGGCGAGCATGGCGTGATTTGGCACACGACCGATGGAGGCCGGCAGTGGAAACTTCAGCGTAGCGGCGTTTCGTTTGCGTTACGGTCGGTCTGTTTTCTGACCGATCAAATCGGCTGGGCGGCCGGAGGGGGCACGATCCCGTATACACAACAAAGTCGCGGCGTGGTCGTAAAAACAACTGATGGCGGCCAGAGTTGGCAGGTGGCAAACGAGTCGTCGATTCCACAGATTTACGCGATGAAATTCTTCGGCCTCAAAGCGGGCGTGATTGCGGGGGACACCGATCCGAATTCGCCGGCGGGAATTTTTGTAACCGCCGACGGGGGAAAAACCTGGACTGCGGCGACGGGATTGCGCGTTCGCGGTTGGCGTGCGGGGGATTTCCGTGCGGTCGACCGGGGACTGGTCTCCGGCAAGCTGGGCCGCATCGCTGTCGTTTCTCAAGGAAATGTCAATCAAAACCTAATGACCGATTTGGGGCTGCCCGGTTTGCATGCCGTCAAATTCGGCGTGGCCAGCCGTGCCTGGGCGGTGGGCGACGGTGGCATGGTGCGGACAACGATCAACGGTGGTGTTTCCTGGAAAGGACCGGCGACACCCCTGCCGGCGGAGATTCGCAATACGTTTGATTTCCGCGCCTTGGCGGTTCGCGGTGAAAAGATCTGGATCGCCGGTCGTCCGGGAAGTGTGATTTGGCATTCGCCCGATGGCGGCAAAAGTTGGCAACGGCAACTCACCGGCGAGACGACGCCGATCACAGCACTCTCCTTCTCATCAGAAACCGACGGGGCCGCTGTCGGCGCACTGGGGATGATACTCACAACCAAGGATGGCGGACAGACGTGGCAAGCCAGTCGCGGCGGGCAGCGTCGCGCCGCTTTGTTATCGCTGTTCACGCAACAGGATCAGATTTCCGTAAATCTCCAAGCGCAACTGGCAGGCGAACAGGGCTACCGCAGCGTCGTTTCGCTGGTACCGCGCGTTGATTCCGGTCCCGGCGGCGAACAAACAGATCTTGATGCCCGCATGCACGAGGCGGTCGTCAAGGCGGGGGGATCGGCCGGAGATATCTACTGGCGACTGCCGCTTGATGTGCCGGGGCTGGGCAAAAACTCGCGGCGCTTATGGTCCGATTGGATGACCATCACCGAAAACAGACTCCCCGACATTCTGGTCGGACAATTGGTGACCGAACTGCGTATGTGGCGGCCCGATGTGGTGGTGATCAACCAACCAGCGGACGACGATGCCGTGGGCCACGTTTTATACAAGGCCGTTGCCAAGGCGGTCCAAGCAGCGGCCGATCCAACGTTGTTTAGCGCGCAACGCGAGTTGAACAATCTCCAGCCGTGGCAGGTGAAAAAAATCTATGCGCGACTGCCCGACGGGAGCACCGGCGAAGCCCATATTGATCCGCATCAATTTCTGCCGCAATTCCGACAATCAACGCACATGGCGACTGCTCGTGCCTATGGGCGGTTGTCGAAAGTGCAAGACCGCAATGTACGGCGCGAGGCCTATCGACTACTCAAAGATTGCGACATTCCCCCGGCCGGGAGCAAAGAAGCAAGGATTCCACGGGGTGCGTTCTTTGGTGGCATCCATCTCAGTCCTGGAGGACCGGCGCGGCGACAACTCATGGCGACGACGGATGACATGGAGATTGAACGTAAAATCGCGCGGCGGCAAAAGCAATCGCGGGCCTATCTCGATAAATTCATGGATGACCCGCGGATGGCGAGTCAGTTGCCGGGGCAATTGAACGATTTTGTCAACGGCCTGACCGATGCGGAAATGGCGCTACAGTTAGCCGAATTGATCACCGTGTATCGCAGCATGGGGGATTGGGATCTGGCGGAAACCGTAGCGACCAAATTGGTCGAGCAATTTCCTGACGAACCGCCCGCTCACGAAGCCATGCAATGGTTACTGCAGTTGTGGACCAGTTCGGAAGTCGCCTGGCGTCGCGCTCGTGAAGCGGAAGCGGGGCATGAGCGGATCAGCGGCGACCGGCAGCGCATCGCCGACCAATTACGGATTCCAGAACGCAACCGCCAGCGTCAGCGATTTGATCAACTCGATCAGCAATCTAAGCAGAGTGTGATTTCCGATATTCGCTTAGTTTTGGAGGCGACTCAGGCGAATCACGAACGATCCGGCAGCCTCTCGCGGGCGCAGACGGTTCGGGGTATTGAAACTCGAAAAAACGACTTTGCTGAAAACCTCGTCCGACTGACGACGCGATTGAATGAACTGGATAATGTTCCTAACGACACTCCACAACTTCAACTGGCCGGCGGAATTGAGAATGCTGCCACGGCAGGCGTACAGCAGGTACAAAATACGGAATCGCGGGTGTCCCAATTCCGTATGGAGGAACGCATCAAAGAATGGCACACGCACGCCACGCGGATGGGTAAGCTGATGAGCGAGGCGAATCCCGAATTGTTCAACGATCCACGTACGCAGTTTCCACTGGCTTCATTGTATCGGCGGCGGGGCTTGCCGGGCGAAGCTGACCGCATTTATCGGCATTTCCGCCAATTGACATCCGACGATCCTTGGTCGCTCAGCGGTGGCAGCGAAATTTGGTTTTCCGCTCCACGCGTGCATCCGCCCAAACCCTATAGTTTATGCGTCTATACCGCCCAGCGTCCGGTGCTGGATGGCGTTCTCGCGGACAGCTGTTGGGAAACCGCGCAGGAAATACCCCTCAACGATGGGACTGATCGCGACGAACGCAGTGCCGACCGGCCATTTGCCTTGATGGCCTACGATGCACAATTCCTTTATTTCGCCGCCAGTTTCCCCCGCGAGCCGGATACGCCGGATGACCGGCCGGTGAACGAGGGCCGTACGTATGACGCCGATTTGTCGCACTTTGATCGCGTGCAACTGCTGTTGGATGTCGACCGTGATCACGCGACCTATTTCACCTTCGCGTTCGATCAACGCGGATGGACGGCCGATGCGTGCTGGAATGATGTAACATGGAATCCCAAGTACTTTGTGCAGGCAGGCGGCGACAAGAAAAAATGGCGCATCGAAGTCGCCATCCCCTGGGCTGAGCTTGTCCCGCAACCGCCGAGTCGCAATGATGTCTGGAACGTGGGGATCATCCGCACCATCCCCGCCGTGGGAATCCACAGTTGGACGCACCCCGCCTCCGACACCCCCCGGCCCGAGACGTTCGGCATGTTAAAGTTCGACTGA
- a CDS encoding DUF6677 family protein, which translates to MAETPQIQLRDPRVAAILAFLVPGLGHFYQRRTFKGVLYSVCILGTFFTGMYLSDWTVVYINWGKKDRIIPQACQVWNGLAFLPAVIQARRVDKIADPRILNEPAAGHFSGKLSDVTSSVELDGHIAGELQIEPVGTGFGRGYSGKFIGVFAGKHPIQGTVDGGSIDPKIAPFRERRLTFDLKGTVDFDGQDLEFNGLASGGMQRSIADWYAAPLHDDSRIYSPTDLETANNELGRYFELGTLYTMIAGLLNVLAIYDAYEGPAYGDGEDDDEEKPDKDVNTDKESEAPAPAK; encoded by the coding sequence ATGGCCGAAACCCCACAAATTCAGTTACGAGATCCTCGTGTCGCCGCCATCCTGGCGTTTTTAGTCCCCGGATTGGGGCACTTTTACCAGCGGCGGACCTTTAAGGGCGTGCTCTATTCGGTCTGCATCTTGGGGACGTTTTTCACCGGGATGTACTTGTCCGACTGGACCGTCGTCTACATCAACTGGGGCAAGAAGGATCGCATTATTCCTCAGGCCTGTCAGGTCTGGAACGGACTGGCGTTTTTGCCGGCCGTGATTCAAGCGCGACGCGTGGATAAAATCGCGGATCCCCGGATCTTGAATGAACCGGCAGCGGGACACTTTTCGGGGAAATTGAGCGACGTCACCAGTAGCGTCGAATTGGATGGACACATCGCCGGGGAACTGCAAATTGAACCAGTGGGAACTGGTTTTGGTCGTGGGTATTCCGGGAAATTCATAGGCGTGTTCGCAGGCAAACACCCCATTCAAGGCACCGTGGATGGGGGAAGTATCGATCCCAAGATCGCTCCATTCCGCGAGAGACGGCTCACCTTTGACTTAAAAGGGACCGTCGATTTTGATGGACAGGATTTGGAATTCAATGGCTTGGCCTCAGGCGGAATGCAGCGGTCAATCGCCGATTGGTATGCCGCTCCGCTCCACGATGACAGTCGGATCTATTCTCCCACCGATTTAGAAACGGCAAACAACGAACTCGGCCGGTATTTCGAATTGGGAACTCTCTATACAATGATCGCTGGCTTGCTCAATGTCCTGGCGATTTACGACGCCTACGAAGGCCCCGCCTATGGCGACGGTGAGGACGACGACGAAGAAAAACCTGACAAGGACGTGAATACGGACAAGGAATCAGAGGCACCCGCGCCAGCGAAGTAG
- a CDS encoding NAD-dependent epimerase/dehydratase family protein codes for MKALVTGGGGFLGLYITEQLVARGEDVRVFCRGDYPRLGELGVEVQRGDVRDSAAVAAACAGMDVVFHTAAIPGVWGPWPQYYEINTLGTEHVIAGCQQHGVPKLVYTSSPSVVFGSTSHEDADESLPYPSEYACHYPHTKALAEQAVLAANGQRGLATCALRPHLIWGPRDNHLIPRLIQRARSGRLRRVGDGSNLVSMTYVENTAHAHLQAADALNADSAVAGQAYFINEPEPVNLWQWIDQLLALVDLPPVKRSVSTKTALRIGGALETVYRLLHLPGEPPMTRFLAAQLSCSHYYSVEKSRRDFGYAPQVTFPEAMQRLQRDLAAGA; via the coding sequence GGCGACTATCCACGACTGGGCGAGTTGGGCGTCGAGGTTCAGCGCGGAGATGTTCGCGATTCCGCAGCAGTCGCCGCCGCTTGTGCGGGAATGGATGTTGTGTTTCACACCGCCGCCATTCCGGGCGTGTGGGGACCGTGGCCGCAGTATTACGAAATCAACACTCTCGGCACCGAACATGTCATAGCCGGCTGTCAACAACACGGCGTGCCCAAGCTGGTTTACACCAGTTCGCCCAGCGTGGTTTTTGGCAGCACGTCGCACGAAGACGCCGATGAATCGTTGCCGTACCCGTCAGAATACGCTTGCCATTATCCGCACACAAAGGCACTCGCCGAACAAGCGGTCTTAGCCGCCAATGGTCAGCGGGGGTTGGCGACCTGCGCGCTGCGACCGCATCTCATATGGGGACCGCGCGATAATCATCTTATTCCAAGATTGATCCAACGCGCACGCTCCGGCCGATTGCGGCGCGTGGGAGACGGGAGCAACCTCGTCTCGATGACCTATGTCGAAAACACAGCGCATGCGCACCTGCAAGCGGCCGATGCGCTCAATGCAGACTCCGCCGTCGCCGGGCAGGCGTATTTCATCAACGAGCCGGAGCCCGTGAATTTGTGGCAATGGATCGATCAATTGCTGGCACTGGTGGACCTGCCGCCGGTGAAACGCTCGGTTTCCACGAAAACGGCCCTGCGTATCGGCGGCGCTTTGGAAACGGTCTATCGCCTCCTGCACTTGCCGGGCGAGCCGCCGATGACGCGGTTTTTAGCGGCGCAGTTGAGCTGTTCGCACTACTATTCCGTCGAAAAATCCCGCCGGGACTTCGGCTATGCACCGCAGGTGACCTTTCCTGAAGCCATGCAGCGGCTGCAACGCGATTTGGCCGCCGGCGCGTAG
- a CDS encoding alpha/beta hydrolase family protein: MPDRPVVNVFAHSCRERDGYSVENVALETMPGFYCTGNLYRPLAKGDAGELSQPGPGILCPHGHFRPWGRFRENHQIRCAHFARMGATVFSYSMVGWQDSTQTTHNDPLVLAIQTWNSMRALDFLAQLKQVDPLRLGITGASGGGTQTFFLAALDDRVRVSAPLVIVYPWTAPDGCLCEGGLPVMQATQTNAIELAASVAPRAQLIISVGAPDPTKDFPKFGFPFIQNVYEIHGRSDHAKLLHLATEKHDFGPSKRNAVYAFFAKHLQMSPRPEVSATITIETPEVMEVFSATHPHPAHAVQGSAEVAKAFAALSRPDSPVHGGE, encoded by the coding sequence TTGCCTGATCGTCCAGTGGTCAACGTCTTCGCACATAGCTGTCGCGAACGGGACGGGTACAGTGTGGAAAACGTCGCACTGGAGACCATGCCTGGTTTTTATTGCACGGGGAATCTGTATCGACCACTTGCAAAAGGCGACGCGGGCGAACTGAGCCAACCGGGGCCGGGGATACTCTGTCCCCACGGGCACTTTCGGCCATGGGGACGCTTTCGGGAGAATCATCAAATTCGCTGCGCCCATTTTGCACGGATGGGGGCGACCGTGTTTTCCTACAGCATGGTCGGCTGGCAGGATTCGACGCAGACGACGCACAACGATCCGTTGGTCTTGGCAATCCAGACGTGGAACAGCATGCGGGCATTGGACTTTCTAGCGCAATTGAAACAAGTCGATCCTCTGCGGTTGGGAATCACCGGCGCCTCGGGTGGCGGGACACAGACGTTTTTTCTGGCGGCGCTGGATGACCGTGTACGAGTATCGGCACCGTTGGTGATTGTTTATCCTTGGACCGCTCCCGATGGATGTCTCTGCGAAGGGGGGCTGCCAGTGATGCAGGCGACGCAGACCAACGCGATCGAACTAGCCGCCTCCGTGGCTCCCCGCGCGCAACTGATTATTTCCGTCGGCGCGCCGGACCCCACAAAAGATTTCCCGAAATTCGGTTTCCCCTTCATACAGAATGTCTACGAAATACACGGACGTAGTGATCATGCCAAATTGTTGCATTTGGCGACTGAGAAGCATGACTTTGGACCGTCCAAGCGCAACGCCGTTTATGCGTTTTTTGCCAAACATCTTCAGATGTCGCCACGGCCGGAAGTTTCGGCGACAATCACAATTGAAACACCCGAGGTCATGGAAGTTTTTTCCGCAACACATCCCCATCCCGCGCATGCGGTGCAAGGGAGTGCGGAGGTCGCGAAAGCCTTTGCCGCCCTATCGCGACCCGATTCCCCTGTGCATGGCGGAGAATAG